The following are encoded in a window of Amaranthus tricolor cultivar Red isolate AtriRed21 chromosome 2, ASM2621246v1, whole genome shotgun sequence genomic DNA:
- the LOC130807047 gene encoding protein SYM1 isoform X2, whose amino-acid sequence MDALGLGGSSSWWSNHPFNNIRHRQRGRKPRNSKHKASSSESSVKPNTGFHFPLKQALTAGSLALAGDTIAQLRHRWTSLNQESESLADDSHKDIIQRLLQDHDWIRALRMTSYGFLLYGPGSYVWYQTLDKYLPQPTVQNLVLKVVLNQIILGPTVIAVVFAWNSLWQRKLAELPSKYQRDAFPTLLIGFRFWIPYSAINFGVIPLHARVGFMSLGSIFWNFILSSTMSK is encoded by the exons ATGGATGCCTTAGGTCTGGGAGGTTCATCTTCATGGTGGAGCAACCATCCTTTCAATAATATCCGCCATAGACAAAGAGGAAGAAAACCTAGAAACAGCAAGCACAAAGCTTCTTCTTCAGAGTCTTCAGTTAAGCCAAACACAGGTTTCCATTTCCCATTAAAGCAAGCTCTGACTGCTGGTTCTCTTGCCCTCGCTGGTGACACAATTGCTCAACTCCGACATCGTTGGACTTCTCTCAACCAAGAATCTGAATCTCTTGCCGATGATTCTCATAAG GATATTATCCAAAGGCTTCTTCAAGATCATGACTGGATACGAGCCCTTCGTATGACTTCTTATGGGTTTTTGCTCTATGGCCCAGGATCATATGTGTGGTATCAAACGCTAGATAAATATTTACCTCAGCCGACTGTTCAAAACCTAGTATTGAAG GTTGTGTTGAATCAAATAATTCTCGGTCCAACAGTTATTGCTGTTGTATTTGCATGGAATAGTTTATGGCAAAGGAAGCTGGCTGAGCTACCTAGTAAATACCAGAGGGATGCCTTTCCTACACTACTAATTG GATTTAGATTCTGGATTCCCTATAGTGCAATAAACTTCGG GGTTATTCCTCTTCATGCACGGGTGGGTTTCATGTCATTGGGTTCCATCTTCTGGAACTTTATCCTATCTTCAACAATGAGCAAGTAA